The genomic stretch CACCGCGAGCATTCCAGCCAAGACGACGCTACCGGTGCTCGCCAATATCATGGTCGAAGCGACGGAAAAAGGAATCCGTCTCTCCGGCACCGATCTCGATATCGCCGTCACGACAGAAGTCGCGGCTGATGTCGAATCAGCCGGCGCCATCACCATCCCCGCAAAAAAATTGAGCGAGATCGCCCGCGAGCTGCCGCCCGCGCCGGTACGCATTGCGGCGGCAGGTGAGCAGCGTGTCACCCTCGACTGCGGCCGCTCACATTTCAAGATTCTCGGACTTCCGCGCGACGAATTTCCCGCGTTTCCGAACGTGCGCTTCAACGAAAGCTGGCGCATTCGCTCCGGTGACCTGCAGAAGCTGATTCAGCACACCTCGTTCGCCGTCTCCACCGAAGAAAGCCGCCCGATTCTTAACGGCGTCCTCTGGGAGCTCGAGCCCGAAGTGATGCGCATGGTCGCCACCAACGGCCATCGTCTCGCGAAGATGGACATGCCCGTGAAGTCCAGCGGCGCTCCATCGGGCAACTTCATTGTGCCGCCAAAGGCGCTCGAACAAATCCGCCGGCTGTTTCCCGAAGACGAAGAGCTCGAAATCGCCAGAGGCGAAAATCATCTTGGCTTCCGCTCGCCGTTCACCGCGGTGTACACGCGATTGATCGAAGGACCCTACCCGCCGTACCCGCAAGTCATTCCGAAGGACAACAATCGAGTGGCGATCGCGGACCGCACTGCGCTGACCAGTGCGCTGCGCCGCATGTCGATCATCGCGTCCGATCAGACCCATCGCATCCGGTTGTCGTTCAATGCCGGCATGCTCAAGCTGAGCGTGCAAACTCCGGATTTGGGCGAGGCGAACGACGAGCTCGCAATCCGCTACACCGGCGACCCGCTCGATATCGGCTTCAATGCCAACTACCTGCTCGAGGTTCTGCGCTACATTCCAACAGAAGAGGTTCGAATGAGCTTCAAGGCGCCCGAGCGCGCCGCGATGCTCGAGCCGGAAGGCTGGGCCGATCCGGCGTCGTACCTCTGCATCGTCATGCCGCTACGGCTGCTCGACTGAGCTCGGCGACGCTCCCGCCGAAAGGGAGCTAGCTACGCGGAATTCCGAGTAGAAGCGCGAAGCGCCGAAACGAGGAAGACCCGGCGTAGCAAGGGAGACCGGTCGAAGTGTTGAGTCTGATCACGCTCGTACAGGGCCTCGGACTAGCGTACGCGGCCGGTCTCAACCTATACGCCGCCGTTGCCATCACAGGCTTGGCCGTGCGATTCGGGTGGGTGCACAACGTTCCAAGCACGATCGACGCATTCGGCAATGTCGGCGTCATCGGCGTTGCGCTCGCGCTGTACGTCATCGAGTTCGTCGCGACGCTCATCCCCGGCGTCGCCTCCGCGTGGGAAACGCTGCACAGCCTCATTCGGCCGCCCGCAGCCGCAGTGCTTGCCGCCGCCACCGCGTGGCACGCCGACCCCATCATCGTCCTCATCGCCGCGCTCCTCGGCGGCGGCCTCGCGATCACGACGCACACCACCAAGCTCGGCCTCCGCTACGCGATCGACGCGTCGCCGGAGCCCGTAACCAACGGCGTCGCGAACATCACCGAGCTCGCGCTCGTGAGCACCGTCGCCATCGCAATCTGGTCGCATCCGATCATCACGCTCGCCGTCGCCGTCGTGTTGCTCGCGTGCCTGGTGATGATGGTGCGCCTCATTTGGCGCGCGCTTCGCCAGGTGTTCTCCGGCCGCTGGATGCCAGCGCCGGGTCTCATGCAGGCCCCGCGCGTGATGGAGCAGCGAGGCCGCGGCGCCGCTTCGCCCGACGATCTGGATTGACCACGGACAACGCCTGAGACGTGCAAAGAGACGGCGCGCCCCCGAGAGAGCGCGCCGTCGATCGCGAACCTGTAAGCCGGGTTCTGTGCGGCGAATGTGCGTTACGCTGATCGTTCCTCGCTCCGGCGCGTTGCACCATCGCTCGGAATTCCGCATACCACCTTCCGCCCGGTAGTCATTCCTCTCGGAGCGCGGTCGCCCGCGCCCTCTAGCAGCCTACCCGGAGTGTCTTGGTCGAGGTGGGCACCTCTCACTCCCTATTTGGCCTTGCTCCCGCTGGGGTTTACCCTGCCGCGTCTGTTACCAGCCGCGCGGTGAGCTCTTACCTCACCTTTTCACCCTTGCCGTCACCGAAGCGTACCAGTGAGTAGGCGGTGTCTTTTCTGTGGCACTGTCCGTCGCCGCTCGGCCGAAACCGCTCGACGCCCAGGCGTTACCTGGCAGCGCGCCCAATGGAGCCCGGACTTTCCTCGATCAGCGTTCAAGAACGCTAATCGCGACTACCCGGTAGGCGATCTCAGCGAAATATAATCGTTCCGCCGCATCCGGCATCGCATTGCTTCGACGCATGACGAACGCATGACGCCGCGTCGCTACTCTCGCCACAGTCGCGACCGCCGCAGGTCCCACCTTGTCGTCTCCATGCTGACCGAGGCTCGTCATGCACACCACCCACCCACACTCGCCGGCGACGCACTGTGCCGTCTCCGTCGCCACCATGCTCACACCTGCCGAGCGCATTCGCGTCGACGCCGCAGGGGAAGGATCGTATCGCACCCTGCACCGCGACACCGTCGCCGAGCTCGTGCAGGATCTCAAGAGCAATCGCGCGAACGCGGTCGTGGTCTCCGTCACGCGATGCGACCAACAGTCGCGAGCGGCCGTCGCCGCGCTGGTGCGTGAGTTTCCGCGCATTCCGACGGTCGCGCTCCTCACCCAGCTCGATCGCGGGACGCCGCATGCCATGCTGTCGCTCGGCACGACGGGTGTTCGCCAAATCGTGGACGTGCGCGAGGCCGAAGGGTGGCGCGAGCTTCGTGGCTATCTGCTCGGCAGTCGCAGCGACGACATTCAGCGCGAGGCGATCGGCCAGCTCGCGATCGATCTCAACAACGTGCCGTCCGACTGCTGGCAGTTTTTCGAAGCGCTGTTCATGCTGCCGGCGCGCGTTACGACGGTGCGCATGCTGGCGCGGCGCCTCGACGTCCTGCCCAGTACCCTCATGAGCCGGTTCTTCCGAGCGAAGCTGCCGCCGCCGAAAC from Gemmatimonadaceae bacterium encodes the following:
- the dnaN gene encoding DNA polymerase III subunit beta, which gives rise to MRFTISREKLQEGLAAVTASIPAKTTLPVLANIMVEATEKGIRLSGTDLDIAVTTEVAADVESAGAITIPAKKLSEIARELPPAPVRIAAAGEQRVTLDCGRSHFKILGLPRDEFPAFPNVRFNESWRIRSGDLQKLIQHTSFAVSTEESRPILNGVLWELEPEVMRMVATNGHRLAKMDMPVKSSGAPSGNFIVPPKALEQIRRLFPEDEELEIARGENHLGFRSPFTAVYTRLIEGPYPPYPQVIPKDNNRVAIADRTALTSALRRMSIIASDQTHRIRLSFNAGMLKLSVQTPDLGEANDELAIRYTGDPLDIGFNANYLLEVLRYIPTEEVRMSFKAPERAAMLEPEGWADPASYLCIVMPLRLLD
- a CDS encoding DUF4126 domain-containing protein, with translation MLSLITLVQGLGLAYAAGLNLYAAVAITGLAVRFGWVHNVPSTIDAFGNVGVIGVALALYVIEFVATLIPGVASAWETLHSLIRPPAAAVLAAATAWHADPIIVLIAALLGGGLAITTHTTKLGLRYAIDASPEPVTNGVANITELALVSTVAIAIWSHPIITLAVAVVLLACLVMMVRLIWRALRQVFSGRWMPAPGLMQAPRVMEQRGRGAASPDDLD
- a CDS encoding helix-turn-helix domain-containing protein; this translates as MHTTHPHSPATHCAVSVATMLTPAERIRVDAAGEGSYRTLHRDTVAELVQDLKSNRANAVVVSVTRCDQQSRAAVAALVREFPRIPTVALLTQLDRGTPHAMLSLGTTGVRQIVDVREAEGWRELRGYLLGSRSDDIQREAIGQLAIDLNNVPSDCWQFFEALFMLPARVTTVRMLARRLDVLPSTLMSRFFRAKLPPPKRYLATSRLVRAARLFENPGFSIANVSNHLDYSSPQSFGRHVRTLMQLTAVQFRARYDGESMLREFREVLVVPYIDKLRQLHPLAPTWGAWPTRLDSHRVDC